Proteins encoded by one window of Salmo trutta chromosome 17, fSalTru1.1, whole genome shotgun sequence:
- the LOC115151650 gene encoding mitotic interactor and substrate of PLK1 isoform X2, which produces MDSIPRKWLLQPMSPKLEQATDLRTMLSPTTDEPFSLDRSWTYNRNGNSSAFSFDSISVNHTRSTVVVSSQQKEVSSRDVVVQARQVAVSEENCGITSEDWQASSSSSPSSPSSTGSYCGFYSFVDNPASPEVELNEAWMVSPERQATLKEERSFKLQTYVGGKKPGSLFKEDKDSRYQVDTDNGAQLKAEEEEKKLRKEIMHGHAPPKIATYREQWSALSLSPNKLLEGFSLSYGPTSSKSEPTPAAEAGTIDNEQINFSAAREQFLKMEQSRLNPFLQSPSSLKPQGRRWQSEDSLLSPKSAKKDNSTVRLNQSPTPVKQQDEGEVVTGGKVTVYHTEEKVTKSQGSLLYDLDSGQEDLSGDPSIGYTSDVSISNDNSQPESKATQSVSGHRETPIEREIRITQEREESLRKLRGIKHNDVQEMVEIKTKSLLSQPAPPLTPVKAKEKNRVSFFIQREIEKDSQREVDLMHQGRVPSLYDRGTPQELEDRKKIFELPDQPGAKEKRKRAWSSPGVIVRSSSSDREGFPSTCFPHRHSEETELYISRMNTTPSINTTSKGWGSDSQDLTRVLPSSLPEESVTLKGHETTKAASSKVTIVVKTTSTSEIVNDPSWLVRRKEPVPAKSSSAKEASFSYSPSSPTPTASAVQGSEPNDKLFQTWRAHLNSGGLRPQRANTPDVIQKEIEQDLKREQEHRELRESCGLSASMEGNLDCVGRDAKDTYQSQSLQRVIVEQEDSVFHESPSLLVEQTSLTRRPYSFITPVSMLDKTDSAAPFSPSIRPTPRLPSFSIVTAQPWGCPRPTSPVVSRVFPMLPASPWAETGGSPGTPTQKGLTETLLEDFEERRVKLKLEENAYAGIQCIDDVNNEVLEATRITRHKNKRALRWEAGDYTNEDCQ; this is translated from the exons ATGGACAGCATACCCAGAAAGTGGCTGCTGCAGCCCATGTCACCCAAATTGGAGCAGGCAACAGATCTTCGCACGATGCTCAGCCCCACCACAGACGAGCCCTTCAGCCTGGACCGGAGCTGGACCTACAACAGGAATGGCAACTCTTCTGCTTTCAGTTTCGACAGCATCTCAGTAAACCACACCCGGTCTACGGTCGTTGTATCTTCCCAGCAAAAAGAGGTGTCGTCCCGGGACGTGGTGGTGCAGGCCAGGCAGGTGGCGGTGTCGGAGGAAAACTGCGGCATCACCAGCGAAGACTGGCAAGCCAGCAGCTCCAGCAGCCCTAGCAGTCCCAGCAGCACGGGCTCCTACTGCGGCTTCTACTCGTTCGTGGACAATCCTGCAAGCCCCGAGGTAGAGCTGAATGAAGCCTGGATGGTGTCCCCGGAAAGGCAAGCCACCCTGAAAGAGGAGCGCAGCTTCAAACTGCAGACGTATGTTGGTGGGAAGAAGCCAGGGAGTCTGTTCAAGGAGGACAAGGACTCCCGCTACCAGGTGGACACAGACAATGGTGCCCAATTGAaggcagaggaagaggagaagaaactTAGGAAGGAGATCATGCATGGTcatgcccccccaaaaattgcCACCTACAGGGAGCAGTGGAGTGCGCTGAGCTTGTCACCCAACAAGCTGCTGGAAGGGTTCAGCTTGAGCTATGGTCCAACTAGTAGTAAATCTGAGCCCACACCAGCAGCTGAGGCTGGTACCATCGACAATGAGCAGATCAACTTCAGCGCAGCGCGGGAGCAGTTCCTAAAGATGGAACAGTCCAGGCTCAACCCCTTTCTGCAGAGTCCCAGCTCTCTAAAACCACAAGGAAGACGGTGGCAGTCAGAAGACAGCTTGCTATCACCAAAGAGTGCGAAAAAAGACAACTCTACAGTACGGTTGAACCAAAGTCCGACCCCAGTGAAACAGCAGGATGAAGGGGAAGTTGTCACTGGCGGAAAAGTGACAGTGTACCACACAGAGGAGAAGGTAACCAAGAGCCAGGGTAGTCTGCTTTACGACCTTGACTCTGGACAGGAGGATCTATCGGGGGACCCCAGTATCGGCTACACAAGTGATGTAAGCATATCCAATGACAACTCTCAACCAGAAAGCAAGGCCACCCAATCGGTAAGTGGTCACAGAGAGACGCCCATTGAGAGGGAGATTCGTATCactcaggagagagaggagagccttCGGAAATTGCGGGGCATTAAGCACAACGATGTCCAGGAGATGGTGGAGATCAAGACCAAGTCTCTGCTCTCCCAGCCTGCACCACCACTGACACCTGTCAAGGCCAAAGAGAAGAATCGGGTGAGCTTCTTCATCCAGCGCGAGATCGAAAAGGACAGCCAGAGGGAAGTGGACCTGATGCACCAGGGGAGAGTCCCAAGTCTGTACGACAGGGGAACTCCGCAGGAACTGGAGGATAGGAAGAAGATCTTTGAGCTGCCAGACCAACCTGGAGCCAAAGAGAAGAGGAAAAGGGCTTGGTCTTCACCCGGGGTCATTGTGAGGAGTAGCAGCTCAGATAGGGAAGGCTTCCCTTCCACTTGCTTCCCTCACCGGCACTCAGAAGAGACGGAGTTGTACATCAGCCGCATGAACACCACTCCAAGCATCAATACCACCAGCAAAGGCTGGGGTTCAGATTCCCAAGACCTCACCAGAGTACTGCCAAGTAGCCTCCCAGAGGAGAGTGTTACATTGAAAGGCCATGAGACCACAAAGGCGGCAAGTTCTAAAGTCACAATAGTGGTGAAGACGACAAGTACTAGCGAAATAGTAAATGACCCATCGTGGTTAGTGCGAAGAAAGGAGCCAGTTCCAGCCAAAAGCTCCTCGGCTAAAGAAGCCTCCTTTTCGTACTCTCCGTCCTCCCCTACACCCACTGCTTCTGCAGTTCAGGGGTCTGAGCCGAATGATAAGCTTTTTCAAACCTGGAGGGCGCACCTGAATTCTGGTGGCCTGCGACCTCAAAGAGCAAACACTCCAGATGTTATCCAGAAGGAGATTGAGCAGGATCTAAAACGCGAGCAGGAGCACCGGGAACTCCGGGAATCCTGTGGCCTGTCCGCCTCTATGGAAGGAAACCTGGACTGTGTAGGACGAGATGCTAAAGACACATATCAATCGCAAAGCCTGCAAAGGGTCATTGTGGAACAGGAAGACTCTGTCTTCCATGAGAGCCCTTCACTTCTTGTAGAGCAGACAAGTTTGACCAGACGGCCCTATTCCTTTATCACTCCAGTATCAATGCTAG ATAAAACTGACAGCGCAGCTCCCTTTTCCCCTTCCATTCGTCCCACTCCCCGACTTCCCTCCTTTTCCATAGTGACCGCCCAGCCATGGGGCTGTCCAAGGCCCACCTCCCCCGTGGTTAGCAGGGTTTTCCCCATGTTGCCTGCCAGCCCATGGGCAGAGACAGGTGGCTCCCCTGGGACACCCACGCAAAAGGGCCTGACCGAGACACTGCTAGAGGAttttgaggagaggagagtcaaactgaagctggaagaGAACGCT
- the LOC115151650 gene encoding mitotic interactor and substrate of PLK1 isoform X1, translating to MFKYTPPWQVLCNSMEHETKRLSVAASDDYQDVLTQKEGDLIGCHALLLTASEISLSTQEDTTTQGTMDSIPRKWLLQPMSPKLEQATDLRTMLSPTTDEPFSLDRSWTYNRNGNSSAFSFDSISVNHTRSTVVVSSQQKEVSSRDVVVQARQVAVSEENCGITSEDWQASSSSSPSSPSSTGSYCGFYSFVDNPASPEVELNEAWMVSPERQATLKEERSFKLQTYVGGKKPGSLFKEDKDSRYQVDTDNGAQLKAEEEEKKLRKEIMHGHAPPKIATYREQWSALSLSPNKLLEGFSLSYGPTSSKSEPTPAAEAGTIDNEQINFSAAREQFLKMEQSRLNPFLQSPSSLKPQGRRWQSEDSLLSPKSAKKDNSTVRLNQSPTPVKQQDEGEVVTGGKVTVYHTEEKVTKSQGSLLYDLDSGQEDLSGDPSIGYTSDVSISNDNSQPESKATQSVSGHRETPIEREIRITQEREESLRKLRGIKHNDVQEMVEIKTKSLLSQPAPPLTPVKAKEKNRVSFFIQREIEKDSQREVDLMHQGRVPSLYDRGTPQELEDRKKIFELPDQPGAKEKRKRAWSSPGVIVRSSSSDREGFPSTCFPHRHSEETELYISRMNTTPSINTTSKGWGSDSQDLTRVLPSSLPEESVTLKGHETTKAASSKVTIVVKTTSTSEIVNDPSWLVRRKEPVPAKSSSAKEASFSYSPSSPTPTASAVQGSEPNDKLFQTWRAHLNSGGLRPQRANTPDVIQKEIEQDLKREQEHRELRESCGLSASMEGNLDCVGRDAKDTYQSQSLQRVIVEQEDSVFHESPSLLVEQTSLTRRPYSFITPVSMLDKTDSAAPFSPSIRPTPRLPSFSIVTAQPWGCPRPTSPVVSRVFPMLPASPWAETGGSPGTPTQKGLTETLLEDFEERRVKLKLEENAYAGIQCIDDVNNEVLEATRITRHKNKRALRWEAGDYTNEDCQ from the exons ATGTTCAAGTACACCCCTCCTTGGCAGGTGCTGTGTAACAGCATGGAGCATGAGACCAAG AGACTCTCGGTTGCTGCATCTGatgattaccaggatgtgttGACCCAGAAAGAGGGAGACCTGATAGGGTGCCACGCTCTCCTGCTTACTGCCTCAGAAATCTCACTGTCTACACAGGAAGACACCACAACCCAAGGAACCATGGACAGCATACCCAGAAAGTGGCTGCTGCAGCCCATGTCACCCAAATTGGAGCAGGCAACAGATCTTCGCACGATGCTCAGCCCCACCACAGACGAGCCCTTCAGCCTGGACCGGAGCTGGACCTACAACAGGAATGGCAACTCTTCTGCTTTCAGTTTCGACAGCATCTCAGTAAACCACACCCGGTCTACGGTCGTTGTATCTTCCCAGCAAAAAGAGGTGTCGTCCCGGGACGTGGTGGTGCAGGCCAGGCAGGTGGCGGTGTCGGAGGAAAACTGCGGCATCACCAGCGAAGACTGGCAAGCCAGCAGCTCCAGCAGCCCTAGCAGTCCCAGCAGCACGGGCTCCTACTGCGGCTTCTACTCGTTCGTGGACAATCCTGCAAGCCCCGAGGTAGAGCTGAATGAAGCCTGGATGGTGTCCCCGGAAAGGCAAGCCACCCTGAAAGAGGAGCGCAGCTTCAAACTGCAGACGTATGTTGGTGGGAAGAAGCCAGGGAGTCTGTTCAAGGAGGACAAGGACTCCCGCTACCAGGTGGACACAGACAATGGTGCCCAATTGAaggcagaggaagaggagaagaaactTAGGAAGGAGATCATGCATGGTcatgcccccccaaaaattgcCACCTACAGGGAGCAGTGGAGTGCGCTGAGCTTGTCACCCAACAAGCTGCTGGAAGGGTTCAGCTTGAGCTATGGTCCAACTAGTAGTAAATCTGAGCCCACACCAGCAGCTGAGGCTGGTACCATCGACAATGAGCAGATCAACTTCAGCGCAGCGCGGGAGCAGTTCCTAAAGATGGAACAGTCCAGGCTCAACCCCTTTCTGCAGAGTCCCAGCTCTCTAAAACCACAAGGAAGACGGTGGCAGTCAGAAGACAGCTTGCTATCACCAAAGAGTGCGAAAAAAGACAACTCTACAGTACGGTTGAACCAAAGTCCGACCCCAGTGAAACAGCAGGATGAAGGGGAAGTTGTCACTGGCGGAAAAGTGACAGTGTACCACACAGAGGAGAAGGTAACCAAGAGCCAGGGTAGTCTGCTTTACGACCTTGACTCTGGACAGGAGGATCTATCGGGGGACCCCAGTATCGGCTACACAAGTGATGTAAGCATATCCAATGACAACTCTCAACCAGAAAGCAAGGCCACCCAATCGGTAAGTGGTCACAGAGAGACGCCCATTGAGAGGGAGATTCGTATCactcaggagagagaggagagccttCGGAAATTGCGGGGCATTAAGCACAACGATGTCCAGGAGATGGTGGAGATCAAGACCAAGTCTCTGCTCTCCCAGCCTGCACCACCACTGACACCTGTCAAGGCCAAAGAGAAGAATCGGGTGAGCTTCTTCATCCAGCGCGAGATCGAAAAGGACAGCCAGAGGGAAGTGGACCTGATGCACCAGGGGAGAGTCCCAAGTCTGTACGACAGGGGAACTCCGCAGGAACTGGAGGATAGGAAGAAGATCTTTGAGCTGCCAGACCAACCTGGAGCCAAAGAGAAGAGGAAAAGGGCTTGGTCTTCACCCGGGGTCATTGTGAGGAGTAGCAGCTCAGATAGGGAAGGCTTCCCTTCCACTTGCTTCCCTCACCGGCACTCAGAAGAGACGGAGTTGTACATCAGCCGCATGAACACCACTCCAAGCATCAATACCACCAGCAAAGGCTGGGGTTCAGATTCCCAAGACCTCACCAGAGTACTGCCAAGTAGCCTCCCAGAGGAGAGTGTTACATTGAAAGGCCATGAGACCACAAAGGCGGCAAGTTCTAAAGTCACAATAGTGGTGAAGACGACAAGTACTAGCGAAATAGTAAATGACCCATCGTGGTTAGTGCGAAGAAAGGAGCCAGTTCCAGCCAAAAGCTCCTCGGCTAAAGAAGCCTCCTTTTCGTACTCTCCGTCCTCCCCTACACCCACTGCTTCTGCAGTTCAGGGGTCTGAGCCGAATGATAAGCTTTTTCAAACCTGGAGGGCGCACCTGAATTCTGGTGGCCTGCGACCTCAAAGAGCAAACACTCCAGATGTTATCCAGAAGGAGATTGAGCAGGATCTAAAACGCGAGCAGGAGCACCGGGAACTCCGGGAATCCTGTGGCCTGTCCGCCTCTATGGAAGGAAACCTGGACTGTGTAGGACGAGATGCTAAAGACACATATCAATCGCAAAGCCTGCAAAGGGTCATTGTGGAACAGGAAGACTCTGTCTTCCATGAGAGCCCTTCACTTCTTGTAGAGCAGACAAGTTTGACCAGACGGCCCTATTCCTTTATCACTCCAGTATCAATGCTAG ATAAAACTGACAGCGCAGCTCCCTTTTCCCCTTCCATTCGTCCCACTCCCCGACTTCCCTCCTTTTCCATAGTGACCGCCCAGCCATGGGGCTGTCCAAGGCCCACCTCCCCCGTGGTTAGCAGGGTTTTCCCCATGTTGCCTGCCAGCCCATGGGCAGAGACAGGTGGCTCCCCTGGGACACCCACGCAAAAGGGCCTGACCGAGACACTGCTAGAGGAttttgaggagaggagagtcaaactgaagctggaagaGAACGCT